In Sporichthya polymorpha DSM 43042, a genomic segment contains:
- a CDS encoding LLM class flavin-dependent oxidoreductase, which yields MSDATTTTSATLPVGVLDFVGIEYGQTAGDSIRGAVEIARSVEAAGYRRYWVSEHHNMRSLACSAPEILIAHIAAQTERIRVGAAGIMLPNHAAFKVAEIFRTLLAMHPGRIDLALGRAPGTDPLTAHVLRRGLNLDPGAEFPGQVAELLAFLGDGFPEGHPYAPLVAAPVVEEQPEMFVLGSSGYGTRFAAVNGLRAAFAHHMSPEIAVEALRAYRREFEPRNPGDEPYSVMSVLTFGSENPDDVAEFEAAWTLMMRNLARGIREPLRPQDIVELARSESFRRAERDSSRMVVGEPKAVAERLLELQEQAQVDEIVVVTPSLDRARRTRSLLEVAEAWRRAA from the coding sequence GTGAGTGATGCAACGACAACGACGTCCGCAACCCTGCCCGTCGGCGTACTCGACTTCGTCGGGATCGAGTACGGCCAGACCGCCGGCGACTCGATCCGCGGCGCGGTCGAGATCGCGCGCAGCGTGGAGGCCGCCGGCTACCGGCGCTACTGGGTGTCCGAGCACCACAACATGCGCAGCCTCGCCTGCAGCGCGCCCGAGATCCTGATCGCGCACATCGCGGCGCAGACCGAGCGGATCCGCGTCGGGGCGGCGGGGATCATGCTGCCGAACCACGCCGCGTTCAAGGTCGCGGAGATCTTCCGGACGCTGCTCGCCATGCACCCCGGCCGGATCGACCTCGCTCTCGGCCGCGCGCCGGGCACCGACCCGCTCACCGCCCACGTCCTGCGGCGCGGCCTGAACCTCGACCCCGGGGCCGAGTTCCCCGGCCAGGTCGCCGAACTGCTCGCGTTCCTCGGCGACGGCTTCCCCGAGGGCCACCCCTACGCCCCGCTCGTCGCCGCCCCGGTCGTCGAGGAGCAGCCGGAGATGTTCGTGCTCGGCTCCAGCGGCTACGGCACCCGGTTCGCCGCCGTCAACGGGCTGCGGGCAGCGTTCGCGCACCACATGAGCCCGGAGATCGCCGTCGAGGCGCTTCGCGCCTACCGCCGCGAGTTCGAGCCCCGGAACCCTGGCGACGAGCCCTACTCCGTCATGTCGGTGCTGACGTTCGGCAGCGAGAACCCCGACGACGTGGCCGAGTTCGAGGCGGCCTGGACGCTTATGATGCGCAACCTCGCCCGCGGGATCCGGGAGCCGCTGCGCCCGCAGGACATCGTCGAACTGGCGCGGTCGGAGTCCTTCCGCCGCGCCGAACGGGACTCGAGCCGCATGGTGGTCGGCGAACCCAAGGCCGTGGCCGAGCGCCTGCTGGAGCTTCAGGAGCAGGCCCAGGTCGACGAGATCGTCGTCGTCACCCCGAGCCTGGACCGTGCACGCCGGACCCGCAGTCTCCTCGAGGTCGCCGAAGCCTGGCGGCGGGCGGCCTGA
- a CDS encoding TIGR03619 family F420-dependent LLM class oxidoreductase: MELGFALPYAGRWATPENQAAVARRAEELGWSRVWTSQRLLYPDSPRDSFPAAPGPAWPPTIRSVVDPIAPLAYVAALTSRIRLGTCSLMLPLFSPVLLAKQLATLDVLSGGRLDVGVSLGWSQDEYAAVGTPFVRRGARFDAYLEALVAAWTGEALENEFVTLPPGEVLPGPVQRPHPPLFVGGYTENALRRAVRFGRGHLAGSLPLDRVPEVRARLSEFALAGGRDPSDLALVCRGVTVVTAAPVAPGGKPLTGTVEQIAADVERYAAAGVDHLFLDLNFDPAVGTLDSDPAASLDTALAVLEGVAV, encoded by the coding sequence ATGGAGCTCGGCTTCGCCCTCCCGTACGCCGGCCGCTGGGCCACGCCGGAGAACCAGGCGGCCGTCGCCCGGCGGGCGGAGGAGCTGGGCTGGTCGCGGGTGTGGACCTCGCAGCGGCTGCTGTACCCGGACTCGCCGCGGGACAGCTTCCCGGCGGCGCCGGGCCCGGCGTGGCCGCCGACGATCCGCAGCGTCGTCGACCCGATCGCTCCCTTGGCCTACGTCGCCGCGCTGACCAGTCGGATCCGGCTGGGGACCTGCTCGCTGATGCTGCCGCTGTTCTCCCCGGTCCTGCTCGCGAAGCAGCTGGCGACCCTCGACGTTCTGTCCGGCGGACGGCTCGACGTCGGGGTGTCGCTGGGTTGGTCGCAGGACGAGTACGCCGCGGTCGGGACGCCCTTCGTCCGGCGCGGGGCGCGGTTCGACGCGTATCTCGAGGCCTTGGTTGCCGCGTGGACGGGGGAGGCGCTGGAGAACGAGTTCGTGACGCTGCCGCCGGGTGAGGTTCTCCCCGGCCCGGTGCAGCGGCCGCATCCGCCGCTGTTCGTCGGTGGGTACACCGAGAACGCGCTCCGCCGCGCGGTGAGGTTCGGCCGGGGGCACCTGGCCGGGAGCCTCCCGCTGGACCGCGTCCCCGAGGTCCGGGCCCGGCTGTCGGAGTTCGCCCTCGCCGGCGGCCGCGACCCGAGCGACCTCGCGCTGGTGTGCCGCGGGGTGACGGTCGTGACCGCGGCTCCGGTGGCTCCGGGCGGGAAGCCGCTGACCGGGACCGTGGAGCAGATCGCCGCCGACGTCGAGCGCTACGCCGCCGCCGGGGTCGACCACCTGTTCCTCGACCTCAATTTCGACCCCGCCGTCGGGACCCTCGACTCCGACCCCGCCGCCTCCCTCGACACCGCGCTGGCGGTGCTGGAAGGCGTGGCTGTCTGA
- a CDS encoding DUF1801 domain-containing protein, which translates to MPKAPKAGATRKPPEPTDSHAEIEDWARKVMPDLQPVVARLDELIRDRLDDLQYAVKWKKAYYGTSDHGWVIEMVAYDVSVNVVFHGGADFPSPPPLGETGRTRYVKLRSLEEVEQPQVREWIEQAGRFPGWT; encoded by the coding sequence ATGCCGAAAGCACCCAAGGCCGGGGCGACCCGCAAGCCGCCGGAGCCGACGGACAGCCACGCCGAGATCGAGGACTGGGCGCGCAAGGTCATGCCCGACCTCCAGCCCGTCGTCGCACGCCTCGACGAGCTCATCCGCGACCGGCTCGACGACCTGCAGTACGCCGTGAAGTGGAAGAAGGCGTACTACGGGACCTCCGACCACGGCTGGGTGATCGAGATGGTCGCCTACGACGTCTCGGTGAACGTGGTCTTCCACGGCGGCGCCGACTTCCCGTCCCCGCCTCCGCTCGGGGAGACCGGACGCACCCGCTACGTGAAGCTGCGCTCGCTCGAGGAGGTCGAGCAGCCGCAGGTCCGCGAGTGGATCGAGCAGGCGGGCCGGTTCCCGGGCTGGACGTGA
- a CDS encoding TIGR03668 family PPOX class F420-dependent oxidoreductase produces the protein MRRNYAATVTPDEARTAFASARVVRLATVNAEGVPHLVPITFALPTPDVVVFAVDHKPKTTTALRRLANIAANPAVCLLADFWSEDWTELWWARADGLAAVLGDGDPHRDEAVASLCARYAQYRDRPPAGPVVWIEVQRWSGWTGA, from the coding sequence ATGCGCCGGAACTACGCTGCGACCGTGACCCCCGACGAGGCGCGGACCGCGTTCGCTTCGGCGCGGGTGGTCCGGCTGGCCACCGTGAACGCCGAGGGTGTCCCCCACCTCGTGCCGATCACGTTCGCGCTGCCGACCCCGGACGTCGTCGTGTTCGCCGTCGACCACAAGCCGAAGACGACCACCGCGCTGCGCCGCCTCGCGAACATCGCCGCGAACCCCGCCGTCTGCCTGCTGGCCGACTTCTGGTCCGAGGACTGGACCGAGTTGTGGTGGGCACGCGCGGACGGCCTCGCCGCGGTGCTCGGGGACGGAGACCCGCACCGCGACGAGGCCGTCGCATCACTGTGCGCGCGCTACGCGCAGTACCGCGACCGTCCACCCGCCGGGCCGGTGGTGTGGATCGAGGTGCAGCGCTGGAGCGGCTGGACCGGGGCCTGA
- a CDS encoding acetoacetate--CoA ligase: MNVDASGAETLWEPSPARIAASPLRAYLDWLATREGRPFPDHDALWSWSVEGVDRFWTSLAEYYDVRFSTPWTQVRTADPMPHTRWFPGAQLNWAEHLLRPGADDDVALVCLTEGGTPVREITRAALRRSVAAAAGWLRRAGVRPGDRVVAYLPNTEHAVIGALAAGAVGAVWACCSPDFGAEGTIGRLAQLEPTVLIATDGYHWNGKEVDRSDVVTELRAQLPTLRHFVHVPYVFDRPHPEDSTPWDALLAEDAPAEFEPVEFSHPLWVLFTSGTTGLPKGLVHGHGGITLEGLKWAGLYAGLAPNERLFAYTSTGWALWNMQINALATGASIVLYEGSFNHPVGAVWEAAARTGAHVILLGAAVVTATSKSGISPRHEFDLSGLRHVMVSGSALPSDGYRWILEHIGAVRIDSTSGGTDVSGAFVGSNEYAPVQVGRIGGKLAGCDCGAWDDDGKPLVDAVGELVVTQPMPSMPVHLWNDPDAARYTEAYFDTWPGVWRHGDWVTMHSDGSITVHGRSDATLNRHGVRLGSSDFYDVLETMPEIAETLVIGNDLPDDGYWLGLFVVPAPGHALDDALRQRIVDTLRTRLSPRHVPDEIIEAPAVPHTLSGKRLEVPIKKLLRGTPLERAANIAAVDDPDALRWFAAFAADRAPRT, translated from the coding sequence ATGAATGTCGACGCGTCCGGAGCCGAAACCCTCTGGGAACCCTCGCCCGCCCGCATCGCCGCCTCCCCGCTGCGCGCGTACCTGGACTGGCTCGCAACCCGCGAGGGCCGCCCGTTCCCCGACCACGACGCGCTCTGGTCCTGGTCGGTCGAGGGCGTCGACCGGTTCTGGACCTCCCTGGCCGAGTACTACGACGTGCGTTTCTCCACCCCGTGGACGCAGGTCCGCACCGCCGACCCCATGCCCCACACCCGCTGGTTCCCCGGCGCGCAGCTGAACTGGGCGGAGCACCTGCTCCGGCCCGGCGCGGACGACGACGTCGCGCTGGTCTGCCTCACCGAGGGCGGGACGCCGGTCCGCGAGATCACCCGCGCGGCCCTGCGCCGGTCCGTCGCCGCCGCGGCAGGCTGGCTGCGCCGCGCCGGGGTCCGGCCCGGGGACCGGGTCGTGGCCTACCTGCCGAACACCGAGCACGCGGTGATCGGCGCCCTCGCGGCCGGGGCGGTCGGCGCGGTGTGGGCGTGCTGCTCCCCCGACTTCGGGGCCGAGGGCACGATCGGCCGCCTCGCGCAGTTGGAGCCGACCGTCCTGATCGCCACCGACGGCTACCACTGGAACGGCAAGGAGGTCGACCGCAGCGACGTCGTCACCGAGCTGCGCGCTCAACTTCCGACGCTCCGTCACTTCGTGCACGTCCCCTACGTGTTCGACCGGCCGCACCCCGAGGACTCGACGCCCTGGGACGCGCTGCTGGCCGAGGACGCCCCGGCGGAGTTCGAGCCGGTCGAGTTCTCCCACCCGCTCTGGGTGCTTTTCACCTCCGGGACGACCGGCCTGCCGAAGGGCCTCGTGCACGGGCACGGCGGCATCACCCTCGAAGGCCTGAAGTGGGCCGGCCTGTACGCGGGCCTCGCCCCGAACGAGCGCCTCTTCGCCTACACCTCGACGGGGTGGGCGCTGTGGAACATGCAGATCAACGCCCTCGCGACCGGCGCGAGCATCGTGCTCTACGAGGGCAGCTTCAACCACCCCGTCGGGGCGGTGTGGGAGGCGGCGGCGCGTACGGGCGCGCACGTGATCCTCCTCGGCGCGGCGGTGGTGACGGCGACGTCGAAGTCCGGGATCTCGCCGCGACACGAGTTCGACCTGAGCGGGCTGCGGCACGTCATGGTGAGCGGGTCGGCGCTGCCGTCGGACGGCTACCGCTGGATCCTCGAGCACATCGGGGCCGTCCGCATCGACTCCACCAGCGGCGGCACCGACGTCAGCGGCGCGTTCGTCGGCAGCAACGAGTACGCCCCGGTCCAGGTCGGGCGGATCGGCGGCAAGCTCGCCGGCTGCGACTGCGGGGCCTGGGACGACGACGGCAAGCCACTCGTCGACGCGGTCGGCGAGCTCGTCGTCACCCAGCCGATGCCGTCGATGCCGGTGCACCTGTGGAACGACCCCGACGCCGCCCGCTACACCGAGGCCTACTTCGACACCTGGCCCGGCGTTTGGCGGCACGGTGACTGGGTGACGATGCACTCCGACGGCAGCATCACCGTCCACGGTCGCTCGGACGCCACGCTCAACCGGCACGGGGTGCGCCTCGGCAGCAGCGACTTCTACGACGTGCTGGAGACGATGCCGGAGATCGCCGAGACCCTGGTCATCGGCAACGACCTGCCCGACGACGGGTACTGGCTCGGCCTGTTCGTCGTGCCGGCGCCGGGGCACGCACTGGACGACGCGCTCCGGCAGCGGATCGTCGACACCCTGCGCACGCGGCTGTCCCCGCGGCACGTCCCCGACGAGATCATCGAGGCCCCGGCGGTCCCCCACACCCTGTCCGGCAAGCGCCTCGAGGTCCCGATCAAGAAGCTGCTCCGCGGGACGCCGCTGGAGCGGGCCGCGAACATCGCGGCCGTCGACGACCCGGACGCCCTGCGCTGGTTCGCCGCCTTCGCGGCGGACCGGGCACCGCGCACCTGA
- a CDS encoding acetate--CoA ligase family protein encodes MSLPGGRSTNWDRVFRPRSVALVGVSGRPGHPMARPLEWLRDRGYAGRVLPVNPKHSELGSLPCHPDLTSVPGPVDLVLCLTPAENVVATVEAAGAVGAAAVVVFASGFAEVGAGGAALQADLVAAAHAAGVRVIGPNCQGLFVAESRLFATFSAAAARPLASASGIAYVGQSGAVGGSLLDLAAARGLDLSAWVSTGNQADVDLTEIGRVLVADPEIRVLAMYTESLPRGEDYVRLAVEARAAGTALVVLRSGRSETGRRAALSHTGAMLGDHPAFDLVSREHGVVLVDDVEEMLAAAALLRGQARPTGRRVAVLTSSGGAGTLAADRCADADLAVPELGAATQQALTALVPSFGAVQNPVDVTAQQFNDGGDAFARVCAIVRADASVDAVVVVLTMLVGETARALAADLARVVHDAPAGAPPLVVVWMAGEDATAEARRILTGAGVPVLSSVALAARVLGAAAPSRVASPVLGGAVPIAPGDGWDLLDRLGARTPAALRIETAEAAAEAVVKVGGRAALKAVAPGLEHKTELGGVRLDVTPDRAAAEAEDLFASVPGVRAVLVQEQVPAGVELLVSVTAPAEGWPGILTVGRGGTEVELHRDLVHALAPVSAETARALLSSLRCWPLLAGHRGTPPRDVEGAVAAVERISRAGRAPGVRELEVNPLVVGRSSAVAVDVLLDLDLPD; translated from the coding sequence ATGAGCCTGCCGGGCGGTCGAAGCACCAACTGGGACCGGGTGTTCCGGCCCCGCTCGGTGGCGTTGGTCGGAGTGTCCGGGCGACCGGGACACCCGATGGCGCGTCCACTGGAGTGGCTGCGGGACCGCGGCTACGCCGGACGCGTGCTGCCGGTCAATCCGAAGCACTCCGAACTCGGGTCGCTGCCGTGCCACCCGGACCTGACCTCGGTGCCGGGTCCGGTCGATCTGGTGCTGTGCCTGACCCCGGCCGAGAACGTGGTCGCGACGGTGGAGGCGGCCGGCGCCGTCGGCGCGGCGGCCGTCGTCGTCTTCGCCTCTGGATTCGCGGAGGTCGGAGCGGGCGGAGCGGCGCTCCAGGCCGACCTCGTGGCGGCCGCGCACGCGGCCGGTGTCCGGGTGATCGGACCGAACTGTCAGGGGCTGTTCGTCGCCGAGAGCCGGCTGTTCGCGACGTTCTCGGCGGCCGCCGCGCGACCGCTCGCGAGCGCCAGCGGCATCGCGTATGTCGGGCAGAGCGGCGCGGTCGGCGGGTCGCTGCTGGACCTGGCCGCGGCCCGCGGCCTGGATCTCAGCGCCTGGGTCAGCACCGGCAATCAGGCGGACGTCGACCTCACGGAGATCGGACGCGTCCTGGTGGCCGATCCGGAGATCCGGGTCCTCGCGATGTACACCGAGTCGCTCCCGCGGGGGGAGGACTACGTGCGACTGGCCGTCGAGGCGCGGGCGGCGGGAACGGCGCTCGTCGTGCTCCGCAGCGGGCGCAGCGAGACCGGACGCCGCGCCGCGCTCTCGCACACGGGTGCGATGCTCGGTGACCACCCGGCGTTCGACCTGGTCTCCCGGGAGCACGGAGTCGTGCTCGTCGACGACGTGGAGGAGATGCTCGCAGCAGCGGCCCTGCTCCGCGGGCAGGCCCGGCCGACCGGGCGCCGCGTCGCCGTTCTCACGAGTTCGGGCGGGGCCGGCACCCTCGCCGCTGACCGGTGCGCCGACGCCGATCTCGCCGTGCCGGAACTGGGCGCGGCGACGCAGCAGGCGCTGACCGCCCTGGTCCCGTCGTTCGGCGCGGTGCAGAACCCGGTCGACGTCACCGCCCAGCAGTTCAACGACGGAGGTGACGCGTTCGCCCGGGTGTGCGCGATCGTGCGCGCCGACGCGAGCGTCGACGCGGTGGTCGTCGTACTCACGATGCTCGTCGGCGAGACGGCCCGGGCGCTCGCGGCCGACCTCGCACGGGTGGTGCACGACGCGCCCGCGGGCGCCCCGCCGCTCGTCGTCGTCTGGATGGCCGGGGAGGACGCCACCGCCGAGGCGCGCCGCATTCTCACGGGCGCCGGGGTCCCGGTGCTGTCCTCGGTCGCGTTGGCCGCGCGGGTCCTGGGGGCGGCCGCGCCGTCGCGAGTCGCCTCACCGGTACTCGGCGGTGCGGTGCCGATCGCGCCGGGCGACGGGTGGGACCTGCTCGATCGCCTGGGGGCACGGACACCGGCGGCTCTCCGGATCGAGACCGCGGAGGCCGCCGCCGAGGCCGTGGTCAAGGTCGGCGGTCGAGCCGCGCTCAAGGCCGTCGCCCCCGGGTTGGAGCACAAGACCGAACTCGGCGGGGTTCGTCTCGACGTAACGCCGGATCGTGCGGCCGCGGAGGCCGAGGACCTCTTCGCGTCGGTACCCGGAGTCCGCGCGGTGCTGGTGCAGGAACAGGTCCCGGCGGGCGTGGAGCTGCTGGTGTCGGTGACCGCGCCCGCAGAGGGGTGGCCGGGCATCCTGACCGTCGGCCGGGGTGGCACCGAGGTCGAACTGCACCGGGACCTCGTCCACGCACTCGCGCCCGTCAGTGCGGAGACCGCGCGGGCCCTGCTCTCCTCGTTGCGGTGCTGGCCCCTGCTCGCCGGTCATCGGGGCACACCGCCGCGCGATGTCGAGGGCGCCGTCGCGGCCGTCGAGCGCATCAGTCGGGCCGGGCGCGCGCCGGGCGTGCGCGAACTCGAGGTGAACCCGTTGGTGGTGGGCCGGTCAAGCGCGGTCGCGGTGGACGTGCTGCTGGACCTTGATCTCCCTGACTAG
- a CDS encoding LLM class flavin-dependent oxidoreductase, producing MRLALYLPNFRTKVTLKELEDLTALAEQLDFDSVWTLDRIVVPEASDRQELQYSFGMMTEFPKGMPVAARGEWFQGYPLIPYLAAKTSKLRVGMSIIDTPYRSPGVLATELATIDHLAGGRLNVGVGSGWMPEEFAAASASDIFPRRHAHVRETIEIMQGIWSNDLFEYHGEFADFDLCGFGHKPLQKPGPPIYFSGLKDPKRSAKRIAKYGLQGWIGIQDTPEEIARWKTEINNELGEMGNALPDNFDMCSMIWFVITDVDMDQSPAGKGTNLLVGSVGQITDRLKAYKEAGMTMPLLWPPFADVPTEKTMDDLKRLAEEILPKVNAG from the coding sequence ATGAGGCTCGCTCTGTACCTTCCGAACTTCCGGACCAAGGTGACGCTCAAGGAGCTCGAGGACCTGACGGCGCTCGCCGAGCAGCTCGACTTCGACTCGGTGTGGACCCTGGACCGGATCGTCGTCCCCGAGGCGTCGGACCGCCAGGAGCTGCAGTACTCCTTCGGCATGATGACGGAGTTCCCGAAGGGCATGCCGGTCGCCGCCCGGGGCGAGTGGTTCCAGGGGTACCCGCTGATCCCGTACCTCGCCGCGAAGACGTCCAAGCTGCGCGTCGGCATGAGCATCATCGACACCCCCTACCGGTCGCCGGGCGTGCTCGCGACCGAGCTCGCGACGATCGACCACCTCGCGGGCGGACGCCTCAACGTCGGCGTCGGGTCGGGATGGATGCCCGAGGAGTTCGCGGCGGCCAGCGCGTCCGACATCTTCCCGCGGCGGCACGCGCACGTGCGGGAGACGATCGAGATCATGCAGGGCATCTGGAGCAACGACCTCTTCGAGTACCACGGCGAGTTCGCGGACTTCGACCTGTGCGGCTTCGGGCACAAGCCTCTGCAGAAGCCCGGGCCGCCGATCTACTTCTCCGGCCTCAAGGACCCGAAGCGGTCGGCGAAGCGCATCGCGAAGTACGGCCTCCAGGGCTGGATCGGCATCCAGGACACGCCCGAGGAGATCGCCCGCTGGAAGACCGAGATCAACAACGAGCTCGGCGAGATGGGCAACGCTCTGCCGGACAACTTCGACATGTGCTCGATGATCTGGTTCGTCATCACCGACGTGGACATGGACCAGTCCCCGGCCGGCAAGGGCACCAACCTGCTGGTGGGCTCCGTCGGCCAGATCACCGACCGGCTCAAGGCCTACAAGGAAGCCGGCATGACGATGCCGCTGCTGTGGCCGCCGTTCGCCGACGTCCCGACCGAGAAGACGATGGACGACCTCAAGCGCCTCGCCGAGGAGATCCTGCCGAAGGTCAACGCGGGCTGA
- a CDS encoding GntR family transcriptional regulator, which yields MAAIEPAPPQRTTTVERAISEIRALLRSRQLVPGQQVRQEALAGRLGVSRIPVREALKALAAEGILDHEPNVGYTVARLNAAELAQIYLMRRALETEVLRALPRLTSTQVKELTALNDAIGEAVERADVAEILATNQAFHFAMFGLSGLDLVVAEIEKLWRRSEPYRTLHLYDSDGRKRIVREHRRMITALRQGDHEQVVALMDAHRDLTVSDLHTALAPSPR from the coding sequence ATGGCCGCGATCGAACCCGCTCCCCCGCAGCGGACCACGACGGTGGAGCGCGCAATCTCCGAGATCCGCGCCCTGCTCCGGAGCCGTCAGCTCGTGCCGGGGCAGCAGGTCCGCCAGGAGGCCCTCGCCGGCCGCCTGGGCGTGAGCCGGATCCCGGTGCGCGAGGCACTGAAAGCACTGGCGGCCGAAGGCATCCTCGACCACGAACCCAACGTCGGCTACACGGTCGCCCGGCTCAACGCGGCCGAGCTCGCGCAGATCTACCTGATGCGCCGGGCCCTGGAGACCGAGGTGCTCCGCGCGCTTCCGCGCCTGACATCCACGCAGGTGAAGGAGCTGACGGCGCTCAACGACGCCATCGGCGAGGCGGTCGAGCGCGCGGACGTCGCGGAGATCCTTGCCACCAACCAGGCCTTCCACTTCGCGATGTTCGGCCTGTCCGGCCTCGACCTCGTCGTGGCCGAGATCGAGAAACTGTGGCGCCGCAGCGAGCCGTACCGGACCTTGCACCTCTACGACAGCGACGGCCGTAAGCGGATCGTCCGCGAGCACCGCCGGATGATCACCGCACTGCGCCAGGGCGATCACGAGCAGGTCGTCGCGCTGATGGACGCGCACCGCGACCTCACCGTGAGCGATCTCCACACTGCGCTCGCGCCGTCGCCCCGCTGA
- a CDS encoding GAF and ANTAR domain-containing protein, producing the protein MNERPDLAGTMLALADDFVGLGRVTLQIADEQDLLAAVARVAQARIEPADWVSITTLAGGEFRTMASTDPRAEQADAIQYAVGAGPCVDAILDETDVVVRDLRTDERWPTFGHRVADELGVRSMMAFRLTMDVKDTIAALNVFSCTVDAFDTEAVVTGRLMATYSALGLNSIADRRRAEELQQALGSAREIGIAIGVLMVSEQLTREQAFEVLRTHSQDQNRKLREIAAYVAETGTLPHANGHAAQS; encoded by the coding sequence GTGAACGAACGGCCGGACCTTGCCGGGACGATGCTGGCCCTGGCCGACGACTTCGTGGGCCTGGGCCGGGTGACGCTCCAGATCGCGGACGAGCAGGACCTCCTGGCGGCCGTGGCGCGGGTGGCGCAGGCGCGCATCGAGCCCGCGGACTGGGTCAGCATCACCACCCTGGCCGGGGGCGAGTTCCGGACGATGGCCAGCACCGACCCCCGCGCCGAGCAGGCGGACGCGATTCAGTACGCGGTCGGCGCCGGCCCGTGCGTCGACGCGATCCTGGACGAGACCGACGTGGTTGTCCGCGACCTGCGGACCGACGAACGCTGGCCGACCTTCGGCCACCGCGTCGCCGACGAGCTCGGCGTCCGCAGCATGATGGCGTTCCGCCTGACGATGGACGTCAAGGACACGATCGCCGCGCTCAACGTCTTCAGCTGCACCGTCGACGCCTTCGACACCGAGGCCGTCGTCACCGGGCGGCTGATGGCCACCTACTCCGCGCTCGGGCTGAACTCGATCGCCGACCGGCGTCGGGCCGAGGAGCTGCAGCAGGCCCTCGGGTCCGCCCGGGAGATCGGCATCGCGATCGGGGTCCTCATGGTGAGCGAGCAGCTCACCCGCGAGCAGGCCTTCGAGGTCCTGCGCACGCACAGCCAGGACCAGAACCGCAAGCTGCGCGAGATCGCCGCGTACGTCGCCGAGACCGGCACCCTCCCCCACGCCAACGGGCACGCTGCGCAGAGCTGA
- a CDS encoding DUF6665 family protein — protein sequence MRDLRRSWSYHESVLKEIAGERANTLGLAGVRLNEALAAYRSALETGAESARVETALTEARDAAWALVVQRECAGFRSKDFTWLREHWGVPDEILRRI from the coding sequence ATGCGTGACCTTCGCCGGAGTTGGAGCTACCACGAGTCCGTGCTCAAGGAGATCGCCGGCGAACGGGCGAACACCTTGGGCCTCGCCGGGGTCAGGCTGAACGAAGCCCTCGCCGCCTACCGGTCGGCTCTCGAGACCGGCGCCGAATCCGCCCGCGTCGAGACCGCCCTGACCGAGGCCCGCGACGCCGCCTGGGCCCTGGTCGTCCAGCGCGAGTGCGCGGGGTTCCGATCCAAGGACTTCACCTGGCTCCGCGAGCACTGGGGCGTCCCCGACGAGATCCTCCGACGGATCTGA
- a CDS encoding STAS domain-containing protein: MDLTVSVETQGVSTVAHVRGELDAYTAPVLRSVLTDLADQGATDVIVSLRDVTFVDSSGLGVLVGGLKRLRTGGGTLRLAAINERVLRVVRITGLDTVFEIHPDVDCALAVVSAVD; the protein is encoded by the coding sequence ATGGATCTCACCGTCTCGGTGGAAACTCAGGGCGTAAGTACCGTCGCGCACGTCCGCGGCGAGCTCGACGCCTACACGGCCCCCGTGCTGCGCTCGGTGCTCACCGACCTGGCGGATCAGGGCGCGACGGACGTGATCGTCTCCCTGCGTGACGTCACGTTCGTGGACTCCAGCGGCCTCGGCGTTCTCGTCGGCGGGCTCAAACGCCTGCGCACCGGGGGCGGCACGCTGCGCCTGGCCGCGATCAACGAGCGTGTTCTCCGCGTCGTGCGGATCACCGGGCTCGACACGGTCTTCGAGATCCACCCGGACGTCGACTGCGCCCTCGCGGTCGTGAGCGCGGTCGACTGA